Below is a window of Trichocoleus desertorum ATA4-8-CV12 DNA.
TTAACTGAGCTTGAGTGAGTTGCAGTTCTCGTAAAGTTCTGGCTAAATGTTCAGCCTGGGCTGCACTCTCCAAGGCTTGCTGTTGAGTCTGAGCGTATAGATTGGCCTGTTGGATAGAAATTGCTAACTGATCGGCGACGGCTTGAGCTAATTGCTGATCGTTATCAGACCAATAGCGCGTATGCGAACACTGATTGAGGTACAAAATGGCGTGCAGAATGCCACTTGCTTGCACAGGTATCACCAACGAAGACTGAATCTGCGCCTGCTTGTATTCCTCGTTATAAGGGCCAACCCGCTGATCCTGAGCTACATCCATCATTACTACAGGCTGACGGTGCTGAATCACCCACTGAGTGATAGGGCCATGCGTATCAAAGTCTTCAATAGAAGGAGAGAAAGCATCTCGACAGATTTCATACAAGTGTTTGCGGCGAAATGCCACTCCAGGAATTTTGTCTAGAACAGGTTCTAGTTGTCTGCCTAACGGCTCAACTTCACTGTGGTCCTCTACACTGTGGTCCTCTACACTGTGGTCTTCTACGAGGTGAACTAGACAGCGATCGGCCTCTAGTGCTTTTAGAAGTTGCGCGATCGCCTGCGTCAAGATTGTTTCTAGATCAAAACTTTGCCGAGTTTGGCTGGTAATTTGATTCACCAATTGCTCCCGTTGAGCTTGCCGTTGCGTCTGCTCATAAAGTCGGGCTTGGCGAATCGCGATCTCTAGCTGTTGCGCCAAAGACTGCACAAACTCAACCTCAGCCGTTTTCCAGCGACGGGGCTGATCGGAGAGACACAGTAAATAACCAATAGAATCTGCTTGATCTTGAACGGGTACTAACAAGTTAGCCCCTGCTTCCAATACCTGAAAATTTAACCCTTTCTCAATGCTTCGCCATTTTGCGAACCATCGACTCAGCCAGTGAATGCCAGCGGCAGAGTAAACTTCACCAGAGCTGACAATTAACTGACTCTGCGCGATCGCCTCAGCCGCATCTCCAAAAGCACTTAGAGGGATGTAGCCTAACTGAGACCCACCGCGATCGCTATGCACCCGTTCACAAACCACTTGCACTCGGCAAGTATCACTGAAGTACCAAAAAAAAGCACAGTAGTCCAAATTCAGCAGCGTACTGACCTCATCTACCGCTGTCTGAAGTACAACTTTCAACTCCAAAGAATTACGGATGCGGTCAACAATTTTACGCAGAAGCGCGTTTTGCTGGTGATATTGACTGATAACTAACCGATTGGAAACGTTAGTAAAAGGAAACACACGGTGCAACAGGGGAAAGAGCATAAAGCACTAGAGAGTCTACCATCTGACCGATGCACACTTCTAGATAAGACTTGCAAGCGTCTTTTATGAAATCTCTATGAAGATGACGCCTTTAGGCAAAAACTTCAGTAGTTTATTTGACATTTCCTAAGTTGGGTAACCCTCTAATTCCGGTTTTTATGTTTCCCTCAGGTCTGCCAACAAAAATGGCTTGGCAACAAACTATACTTCTGAAAAATTTTATTTACTTGCTAACCTGCGAGCCTGGGTAACGGCTTCAAGTGCCTCAGGTTCATGCTTTTTTCTATTTTGAGGCTGAAGCCTCCACCTGATTGATTCCTAGTTTCCTCAGCTGGGGCCTGTAGAGTAGAGCACCGTCACGGCTGGCCGCTAGGGTTTTGAGGAGCATCCTGAGAAACTAGCTTTCTGTCATCTTAGACTGGAAGCTCTTAAGTTATGCTACAACTAACTGAGTACCTAAAGGAACTGAGAAAATACTAGTTTTATAGTTAGTAGCTAATCAGGTATCCTAGCAATCTCGGTAGACGAATTGCTAAAGTTAGGTACTACAGCCTGAACTGACCTACTTTGTGTAGAGCCGTTCGGAGTTACCCTCCAAACAATCAGTCACTCAAGTCTCTTGCTGTTACCAGCAGGGATGAGTGAACACAGTGCTGTATTCAACTAGAAAATTGTCGTAGTTAGTGAAAGAGGAGTGTATGAATAAGAAATTTATTAGCCTTGCCCTAGTGCTCAGCTTGGCCGCTGCTTTGGGAGCTTGTGGTGAGGGCGGTGGCGATACTACCACTAGCCCTTCCCCCGGGACAGAGCCAGTTCCAACCACCTCTCCGACGACTTCTCCTTAAGTTTTTGCTTATACCTGAAGCAGCATTTCTTATGCCAGCATCCCAGGTTGCCTGAACTAAGAGAGCTGTTTTCAAGGTATGTAAAAGGAGATTGCTCCTCACAACCTAGGCTCCGTCCAAGATAGAGCTTTGGCATCGTACGATTCTGATATCGATGTTATTTTGCTTGGGCCAAGGTTTCGGGTGGTCAACCATCCAACAACTCTTTAATCAAACTGGTAGCTTACAGGAGTCCAAAGATCAAGCTTGGTAAACATTCCACGCAGTGATCCTCTGGCTCTTGTGAGCTTATTGCTTTTTAGGTTAGTCAAAAAAAATTATCAATTTAGTTCAGAATCACCGCTTTCTAGCTTAGGATGACAGAAAAAGGCTGTCTGGATGAATTCTAAGAAGCAGATACTAGTTTTAGGTTTGCGACTCGGAGCTACGTCCGTTATTGGTTCTACTATAGGAGTTTCTGCTTTCGCTGATTACCCTGCTCATGCGTTGCCACCGGCAGAAGATATTCCTGAAGAAATTCTGCGAACCGAAATTATTATAGAGGCGCGATCGCCTGTTGATGGTAAGCCGCTAAGCCCAGCTCAGTACGCTGAGTTGCAAGCTCAACTGGAAGCAGGCCCTCCGATTGATCCCAAGCTATCCCCTCAAGTCAAGCGAACGATTACTCTATTACGCTTACGCAGGTTTATTCGAACCTTTTTCCCTTTTTTACTCCGCTAACCTACTCTGCTACGGCAAGCTGTAAGGCTGGTAAGCGATCGCTACCTTGGTATTCCTCAATTTAACCCTCAGCAGGATGTTGTAGAAATTAGTCAAGATTACTAGTGGAAAAAGGATTTACCCCAGCAGCCTTTTCCTGAATACCATAAGAATGTCTGGATTTCGATAGATGATTTGAGACTTTAGCTATGATTTGCTACGGTTTACTACAGTTCATTACTTGATTTTTACAATTGGGTTTTGCACCTTTACAGGTTTCAGCTCCTGTAATTCAAACTCAAACTATAGTCTCTAGCGGATAGCCATACGCCCTATTACAAAACCTTTTCTTCCCTTTGAGGAACGTATTCAGTAATTTCATTTAGGTAGGTAGCTTCATGTCGATGACCGTCGCCCCTGAGCAAATTGAGCGAATTGTTTGGAACCAGCACCATGACCCCTTTGAAGTTCTGGGTCCCCATACTTTGCAACGGGATGGCAAAACTGTCTGGGTCGTGCGGGCTTATTTGCCCAATGCAGACGCAGCCTGGGTCAT
It encodes the following:
- a CDS encoding GAF domain-containing sensor histidine kinase, producing the protein MLFPLLHRVFPFTNVSNRLVISQYHQQNALLRKIVDRIRNSLELKVVLQTAVDEVSTLLNLDYCAFFWYFSDTCRVQVVCERVHSDRGGSQLGYIPLSAFGDAAEAIAQSQLIVSSGEVYSAAGIHWLSRWFAKWRSIEKGLNFQVLEAGANLLVPVQDQADSIGYLLCLSDQPRRWKTAEVEFVQSLAQQLEIAIRQARLYEQTQRQAQREQLVNQITSQTRQSFDLETILTQAIAQLLKALEADRCLVHLVEDHSVEDHSVEDHSEVEPLGRQLEPVLDKIPGVAFRRKHLYEICRDAFSPSIEDFDTHGPITQWVIQHRQPVVMMDVAQDQRVGPYNEEYKQAQIQSSLVIPVQASGILHAILYLNQCSHTRYWSDNDQQLAQAVADQLAISIQQANLYAQTQQQALESAAQAEHLARTLRELQLTQAQLIQSEKMSSLGQMVAGVAHEINNPVSFIYGNVPYVERYIDELSRILAAYQAHYPQPAPEIQALIEEVELGFLLKDLLRILQSMKVGSSRIREIVLSLRNFARLDESGRKTVNLHDGLDSTLAIVQNQLKDDIEVVRQYGTLPLLECYPRQLNQVFLNLVTNAIEALSGPATQPKTITIRTELVVGALGGENFARIAIADNGPGISHELQSKIFDPFFTTKEIGQGAGLGLTVSYQIVVNQHQGQLRCESEPSQGSRFVIDLPVKYFHLLSNPPALEPLPTLASEFARMAEAIASVPTAISPEP